A region from the Vicia villosa cultivar HV-30 ecotype Madison, WI linkage group LG3, Vvil1.0, whole genome shotgun sequence genome encodes:
- the LOC131658264 gene encoding protein FAR-RED IMPAIRED RESPONSE 1-like → MYVQNKSSLVDFMHGFERAVKEYRNNELISNFKTFYYDPVLTTKLEGLELEATKIFTRKKFKEVQDEIEDAIKVNVIERSELENVVNFKMNKFCNKNYTYIVHLDRAQSKFLCDCNLFERVGIPCSHIICDMRHEHMNIFPNSLICKRWTKSAKDDYILSMSSEECDDEKMVMLRRGTMSSALNSLCDISCKHPDDFKEAMKGIYGLCEKIKRRRDENGNHKTNTNVINDPIMTKTKGAPRKSKGIPRKTKGASRKTKGVPRNTCHTKHKYQDIGEHDALHEVDKGSVAISNVGGEKKDYGSQEKKKDVDVACSMKEFINKRTLKHIENEDIGQSNENMSNIPTTLENNVHGCGLIYGIPFVKIEGQNVIWNHSLGYAPNYTLGSNGIPVQSILVPTQFPPTVNFSSSHLNALMYPRPHIFPHNTSFLGVLEQVESSAKMACKKNDPYK, encoded by the exons ATGTATGTTCAGAATAAAAGCAGTCTTGTTGATTTCATGCACGGTTTCGAAAGAGCTGTAAAAGAATACAGGAATAATGAGTTAATATCTAATTTTAAAACGTTCTATTATGATCCCGTGTTAACAACTAAATTGGAAGGGCTGGAGCTTGAAGCTACAAAGATTTTTACTAGGAAAAAATTTAAGGAAGTTCAAGATGAAATAGAAGATGCGATCAAGGTAAATGTTATCGAACGGTCTGAGCTCGAAAATGTTGTGAATTTTAAGATGAATAAGTTTTGCAACAAAAATTATACATATATAGTTCATCTTGATAGGGCACAGAGTAAATTTTTATGTGATTGTAACTTGTTTGAACGGGTAGGAATTCCATGTTCTCACATCATTTGTGACATGAGGCACGAGCACATGAACATATTTCCAAATagtttgatttgtaaaaggtgGACCAAATCAGCAAAAGATGATTACATATTGTCAATGTCTTCTGAAGAATGTGATGATGAGAAAATGGTCATGCTCCGTCGAGGGACTATGTCTTCAGCGCTCAATAGTTTGTGTGATATTTCTTGTAAACATCCAGATGATTTTAAAGAGGCTATGAAGGGGATTTATGGTttgtgtgagaaaataaagagacGTCGTGATGAAAATGGAAATCATAAGACTAATACAAATGTTATTAATGATCCCATTATGACCAAGACTAAAGGTGCTCCTCGTAAGAGCAAAGGCATTCCTCGCAAGACTAAAGGTGCTTCTCGTAAGACAAAGGGTGTCCCTCGTAATACCTGTCACACAAAGCATAAGTATCAAGATATAGGTGAACATGATGCTCTACATGAAGTTGACAAAGGCTCTGTTGCAATATCAAATGTAGGGGGTGAG AAAAAGGATTATGGTAGTCAGGAGAAGAAAAAAGATGTTGATGTTGCTTGTTCAATGAAAGAATTTATCAATAAAAGAACATTAAAACAT ATTGAAAATGAAGACATTGGCCAATCAAACGAGAACATGTCAAACATACCTACTACTTTGGAAAAT AATGTTCACGGGTGCGGTCTTATATATGGTATACCCTTTGTTAAAATAGAAGGCCAAAATGTAATATGGAACCATAGTTTAGGATATGCTCCTAATTATACTCTTGGTTCTAACGGTATTCCAGTTCAAAGTATTCTAGTACCTACTCAATTTCCACCAACAGTTAACTTCTCATCATCACACTTGAATGCTCTTATGTATCCTAGACCACACATTTTTCCTCATAATACATCT TTTTTAGGTGTGCTGGAACAGGTTGAGAGTTCAGCAAAAATGGCTTGCAAGAAAAATGATCCATATAAATGA
- the LOC131658262 gene encoding protein FAR1-RELATED SEQUENCE 5-like encodes MRMECRARFRVALNLATEKWRVSVFEPSHNHELTPRHYVHMIPKYRRLSESDKALVDGLHTQGVRTCHILGFMMAQKSGHKGLGFCKMDLYNYLNNEAMARIEGGDAFAALSYLQAKADNDPMFFSKFITTDEGRLENLFWSDSASRIDYECFGDVIAFDAAYKKNRYNKPVVVFFFWIQPSWRNYNIWLCFGF; translated from the coding sequence ATGCGAATGGAATGTCGTGCGAGGTTTCGAGTAGCTCTAAATCTTGCGACTGAAAAGTGGAGAGTTTCTGTATTTGAGCCCTCTCATAACCATGAGTTAACTCCAAGACATTATGTTCATATGATTCCTAAGTATCGTCGATTGAGTGAATCAGATAAAGCTCTTGTTGATGGCCTGCACACACAAGGTGTTAGAACATGTCATATTTTAGGTTTTATGATGGCTCAAAAAAGTGGTCATAAAGGTCTGGGATTTTGTAAAATGGACTTATATAACTACTTAAATAATGAAGCAATGGCAAGAATAGAAGGAGGGGATGCTTTTGCTGCTTTGAGTTATTTACAGGCTAAAGCTGATAATGATCCAATGTTTTTTTCGAAGTTTATCACAACAGATGAAGGACGTTTAGAAAACTTATTTTGGTCAGATTCAGCTAGTCGGATTGACTATGAATGTTTTGGTGATGTGATTGCATTTGACGCAGCTTACAAGAAGAATAGGTATAACAAgcctgttgttgttttttttttctggatTCAACCATCATGGAGAAACTACAATATTTGGTTGTGCTTTGGTTTCTGA
- the LOC131656036 gene encoding uncharacterized protein LOC131656036 — MLQFPAFMTQYQLSTRMIPTSYLLPSQWPQPQSEELLLAMEESDFEEKCNEIRKMNSNLIVIGKTTNENDKEDFDNEADDDDPDNAEESEGEEFEQETG; from the exons ATGTTACAGTTTCCGGCGTTTATGACGCAATACCAATTGTCGACACGGATGATTCCGACGTCATATTTGCTACCTTCTCAGTGGCCTCAGCCCCAAAGTGAAGAACTCCTTTTAGCTATGGAGGAGTCCGACTTTGAAGAAAAG TGCAACGAAATCAGGAAGATGAACAGCAATCTGATTGTGATAGGGAAAACCACAAATGAAAATGACAAGGAAGACTTTGACAATGAGGCTGACGACGATGATCCCGACAATGCAGAGGAGTCTGAGGGTGAAGAATTTGAGCAAGAAACTGGTTGA
- the LOC131658265 gene encoding uncharacterized protein LOC131658265 — protein MEKKRTCVKSVEQQQAEPEFEFYLPEECWEHVLTFLINPVNPFEQFDFTKPANPFHVFPFTTDSVDGQIKDNFESLSLVSKHFLAITNRLIFCIRINHLHLCHLSSFFHRFSNLNSLHLSFDSSHDLDYAAIALALRHRATLKSLSIFGIDLTDANYITSHYIDSFLSFKGLNSLKFESSQISDYLLSSIATEALPFKNFVLQNCTGYSFQGIYSFLSKCSGIKHLGIQGDDFLTNHHVFRLSLLLPDLTSVNLSKCSKLTQSALFALVKNCRSLGEITMRCIYMDDFDDSESVENYDIFKDFDVNPQFKFLDLGNNYFIDDETIILFASVFPNLQLLDLSYCPNIFIKGICQVLIRCCKLRHLDLTHNYNMRELKMNFVVRQLEELHLSDTDVDDKTLYEISKSCCGLLHLYFDGCEYVTKKGVMSVIENCTQLETIDLSGCDKVNVDVVVSMISSRRSFENYGGSFFF, from the coding sequence ATGGAGAAGAAGAGAACTTGTGTGAAATCTGTTGAACAACAACAAGCAGAACCTGAGTTTGAGTTTTACTTACCCGAAGAGTGCTGGGAGCATGTCTTGACATTCCTCATCAATCCGGTCAATCCGTTCGAGCAGTTCGATTTCACTAAGCCGGCCAACCCGTTCCATGTCTTCCCATTCACCACTGACTCCGTCGACGGCCAAATCAAAGACAATTTTGAATCTCTATCTCTCGTCTCAAAACACTTCCTCGCCATCACCAACCGCCTCATATTCTGTATCAGAATTAATCATCTGCACCTTTGTCATCTCTCTAGTTTCTTCCATAGATTCTCCAACCTTAATTCCCTTCACCTCTCCTTTGACTCCTCCCATGATCTCGACTATGCAGCCATTGCTTTGGCTCTCCGTCACAGAGCAACATTGAAGTCTTTATCTATTTTTGGGATTGACCTAACGGATGCAAACTATATTACTTCCCATTACATTGATTCCTTCCTGAGTTTTAAGGGTTTGAATTCTCTTAAGTTTGAGTCTTCTCAAATATCTGATTATTTGCTTTCCTCTATTGCAACAGAAGCTCTTCCTTTCAAGAATTTTGTTCTTCAAAATTGTACCGGCTATAGTTTCCAAGGAATTTATAGTTTCTTATCTAAGTGTAGTGGGATAAAACATTTGGGTATTCAAGGTGATGATTTTCTAACTAATCATCATGTTTTTCGGTTGTCTTTGCTTCTTCCTGATTTGACATCGGTAAACCTTAGTAAATGTTCCAAGCTCACACAATCAGCTTTGTTTGCACTCGTTAAGAACTGTCGTTCACTTGGTGAGATCACAATGAGATGCATATATATGGATGATTTCGATGATTCCGAGAGTGtagaaaattatgatatttttaaagattttgatgTGAACCCTCAATTCAAGTTTCTAGATTTGGGTAACAATTACTTTATTGACGACGAGACCATTATATTGTTTGCTTCCGTTTTCCCCAATTTACAACTTCTCGATTTAAGTTACTGCCCTAACATATTTATAAAAGGTATTTGTCAAGTTTTAATTAGATGTTGTAAGCTTAGACATTTGGATTTGACCCACAATTATAATATGAGAGAACTTAAAATGAACTTTGTAGTTCGCCAGCTAGAGGAGTTGCACTTAAGTGATACAGATGTTGATGATAAAACACTCTATGAGATCTCAAAGAGTTGTTGTGGGCTTTTGCATCTATATTTTGATGGGTGTGAATATGTCACAAAAAAGGGAGTGATGAGCGTGATTGAAAACTGCACACAATTGGAGACAATCGATTTGTCAGGGTGTGATAAGGtgaatgttgatgttgttgtctcAATGATTTCATCAAGGCGATCTTTCGAAAATTATGgtggttctttttttttttga